The region TATTCTTGAAATTTGGTTTTGCAGAAGTAAAATCCTTGACATAACACAACTTCTGGTGTTTATATTTATGAATCTCCTTTTGAATGATGCAGCTCATAACAAATGGTAGGTTCGTGAGTGTTTATCACCGGGTCTTAGCGAGGAACACAGGCCCCAGAATTTCAATAGCAAGTTTTTTCATAAACACATCAACACGTGGTACATCAAAAGTTGTAGGTCCAATAAAGGAATTGTTATCAGAAGAAAACCCTCCAATTTATAGGGACACTACTATTAGAGAAGTGATGGCACATTACTTTGATGAGAAAGGCCTTGATGAGAATATTCCCTTGCAGCCTTTTAGGTTGTGAAGAAAATGTTGAGAATTAGATTGGAACACTCTTGATTTGTGTGCTTTTTATGGACTAAGatttcatgatttttcattaccttgtgaattttaaaaatgttgcgGCAAATCAAGTTCTATACAGATAGAACACGTCAaagacattttttattattgtgaaGAAAGATTGGTGTGTATATTGTTCTCATTGTGAGATTATTTGTATGTAACCCTAATGAATGAATAAATGTGTGTAAACATAATGATATTACAACTTCATAAGATTCAGTGGTCCAATTCTGGACTTTTATGGTAGGGGAGACTTCTTCATATGATGAAATGTTGTtaaactaacttgttaaaatatACGTATTTGGAGAAATTATTTATGGAAGTAGTTGATTGATAAATAggaaaatagttaaaaaaaaaagacaccaTTAAACACTCATTTTGTggattgttatttaattttttgtattaatattgtttcataaaagtttatttattttaaaactgacATTATCTTATTAAGGCCAGTCACATGATAGTGTAACAACGACAagttataaaatgttatttaaataattataaatacagtTAAATGAATGAATGAGCGTTTTTACTAATTGTGACTGTATTTTCAGTTTGAATGTggataaaatttggatttgaaatTCCTTGACAAGTGAGTTTACAAGACTCGTACGATTGGAGTACGGATTTAGCGTTGATACAGACAAAAGAAGGCTAAATCTATTTTGATCATCTTGATAATCtgattcttaataaaaaattctattaaatatataattttatttggttcaacttagtttttttttttaaatcatttaattaGGTTCTTTTCAAATCACTCTACctaatcaataaaattaatttaaatatttaggcTAGGTAAAGttatttgattaataaattcTAATAGAAATCTAACatgatcaaataaaaaatataattgaatattttttaaaaattagtgaacgaaattaaatcaaataaaaattaaggatttaattgaattttttataaaaattataagaccAAAGTAGgattttaaccaaaaaaatgtatgaaaaaatgatatttacgTTTTTATATATGGGCTTGAATGAAAATTGTGTAATCTAATCTCTTTATTGGTGTGTACGACctttatgtgaaaaatataCAATCAACCTTAAAAATATCTcctatatatataaacaacaaaattaaatgaattttaagccTAATTAATACTTAGATGCTGATGTAGACTTCCAACATTTTATAACTTCTCTTTTCTTATACAAGCAAACATTTATctttaatactattatttttgttactcttacaatttttttgtcttttacaatacttgaaaaaaatataactaatccCCTTTTTAAGTTTGATGAGATAGGTACTAAGCTATCCAAATAACTATGTGTTAGCAAATCCATACGTTAGGATTCAAATAGGAGTCATAtagaaaagtaaaatgtatATGATCATTCAACAATTAGAGTTATCATTGTCCCcttcatttgaatattttatctttctaaAACAAGTAACTAGTTATTTCTTATATGTAGCACAGGTAAAACTTGTATTTTCTACCAGTTTCTTGATATGGCAACCATAGAGTTAGAGAGTGGTAAGGATTCCTCCTATGATAAAACAATTGAAGTCAAGGCCTTTGATGAAAAAAACTTGGGATGAAAGGCTAATAGATTCTAGGGTCACAAAGATCCCACACATGTTCCATCATGCCAAGGTGAACGACAACACTGAAACCAGACCAAATGACTCAAAGTTTAATGTCCCCATCATTGACCTAAAAGACATAGACACAAAATCATCCTTGCATGTTGAAGCACTTGACAAGATTAGAAGGGCATGCAAGGAATGAGGATTTTTCCAAGTAGTGAATCATGGTATTGGTGTTGAGGTTATTTCTCGAATGGTAGCCTTTTCAAAGACCCTACTACGTCTCAATTGCATATTTTTCTTCTCCAGAACCTCCTAATCCAGAAGAAATACTAACAGTTTGCAGGTACTTAAGTAATACTAATCTTGATTAAAATCGTTCCTTGGATTGCTTTAGGTTGTGTAATGGTTGAGGATTCTATTGGAGCAACTTTGGTCCTCTCGAAGCACCTTTGACTTTAGTGTGTATTTTATCACGGTTAACTTATGTCTATGACTGTCATATTTTCAATATCTtgtgaattttaaataaacaacatCAAGTTCCAAAGATAGAACAATGTTACTTTTTCCCTTAAGTATTTGTATTGCACAAGTGCAGATAAACATGTAATTTTTGTATTATGATAATGTAGTTACTAAGTATATTATTCTCAAAGCACCGGTAAACTTTTTTTGGTaagtttaataattatgtcGACCTAGGAGTTATCAACATGAAATATcatcaaaaattattttctttacaaGATTACTTTATTAAAGGTAATCGACATCGTATGATTTTAGAAATCATGAAGCAAACATATTACTTTGTAACTTCAAATGAAAATACttccttaaaaataaatattccatATATCCAATTTGCATCATCATtgattttacacattttaatatCCGTAattctatttaatacatttaaattagaAATCTTCATAGATTATTATCATAAGTAAAAACACAAcctataaaaaattgtttacgTTTGAATAATGAATGGTGTGACCTTATAATATGTAATCTGAATATAATTTAGGTTAAACGTCTCATTCatgaaaattgaattgaaaaatattgcTTATTTTTCAGCCAACTTTTGTTCTTTTGCATCTGCTGATGCATATGATTGAATCATTTGGCCAGAATTTATCTCTTGGAGCGTCACCATCTTTGTTTTAAGCAACTctaatccataaaaaaaaaaaacgaagtGGTTGACGAAAACATTATGTATTCCTGTCACTAAACGTAAGCAGTTACAAATAATTCAAACGTggttttttctatattattttctcATCACTTCTTCATCCTCCAATCTCCATTTTTCATTCCAAAATcaatcatcatcttcttctctactACTCCTTTTCTGCACAAAGACATCAAAGACTCATCTTCATCCTTCCACAAAACAGATTCATCGTATTCTTCAGGTAAGAGCActgaattataatatataacgtAGAATCACAAATTAGAACGTAGAAAACACATACATCCCCTGCACTGTACAAATTCTATTactcatcttcttcatcattcatTTCTCgtttcttattcaattttatttccaAACATTACAGTGGAGGAGGAGAATTTCATAAGTTTTTTCCTTCTCTACGTTAATTCATAACAATGTGAGAATAATATTCAGGACTTCAATAAACACTTCAACCAGTAACGGACTTTAATGGGAGATGGGAGGTCATGGCTCctccaaaattttgatttttttttaatttataatatatatatatatatatatatatatttaaaattcactaaattATAGGTAGTATATTTTaggaattgatgaaaattaaattgtatatttttttatttattttataaagcacAACATTTagtgttaatagataataaaacataaaattaaatataataaataataaaaatatttagatttaatttctcttttggtctctctttttattcaaaaattgaTCCTACACTTATGTTAATTAtaccaacaaagcaaatcattcatattaagagtttcaattttaataaaaaagtcattgatctgttttaaaaaatgtatggtaaaagattaaattgtatcaatttttcaataattgggactaaattgaaagcTAAAAAAAACTGGAAgaccaatttaacatttttaaactaaaacatgaatcaaaagagtaattaaaccaaatatttattaagataatttttattttatttctcattatCTTTGTTcttcacaaattgtaataatttttcactCTCATATTGTAACCATTTCTCATTCTCATGtgttttctttatgtttttgaagaaaaaaaaattagaaacaaactcattatttttgctatcatttctcatttatcttCTATCCCTCTCTTGTCTCTTGtctaaataatgaaaaacattatattttatggcatgagctttttgtatatttattttttgatcaatataaaagaaaaataaataatatattatgtattttttcataaccaaGTTTTAATGATGACttgactataatatatttttcttttaataattatgtgtctcaattataaaaaaaaatactaagataaattattttttaatgttatttacaaaaaaaaaatattgataaagaataaaagaataaattcattttttaaaagtaataaaaaagaaattattgatgaaaagaATATAATCCCTACTTCTGCATATATTAAAGcattatattaattatcaattcAGTTTGAGAAGTCATTTcttaaaacattatactaataatcgaatctaataattttaaaattatattattttgaccctTCTAACATTTTTCTTCAAGATCCGTTGACTTCAACCTCTTTGACAACAAGACAAGAACCTTCAACTATCTAGGTCTCAACCAACCTATCAAGTACACCCTAACCTTTATTGCTATAATTTTCATTCACCTCGCACAAAATCCTTCACCCAATTTCTAACAATTTCTGCACATACAATAAAGAGGGAGTAGAAGATTGGATAACCAACGAAAAGTGTGGCATCGAGACACACTGTGATGGAGACGCAGTAGAGCCCTATGTCTTTGATTTGTTGTGAACTTAAAGGGTAGCAGAGAAACATGTGGAACTACGTGCAAGTGAATCGTAGTGACAACGACTATGGTTGTCGTCGTTGATGCCTCTAATCATGGCAGTGACGCAAGAGTTCGTGATTGGCCGTTTGGTGGTGTCGCCGGAGATGTGGAGGAGGAGTTTCGTGAATTGAAGGGGGTAAAAAGCAAAGGTTCGTGTGATGATGGCGACAGCTCTAGCTCCAATTGACGTCACCGGATACACCCTGGCCGGTTGTGAGAAGCGCAACCATGGTGGACCtggaagaagaaagaaaccCATGTCGGTGACATTCGCAGCTCCATTCTCCACGAGGTGAGGTTGCAATGCCCTGTTTTCATGGTTTGAAGATCTGAAAAAAGGAAGAGGTGCGGCGATGACATCGACAAGGTTTTTCGGTGGCGACTGGTGGCTCCGCCGATGACTCGAGCGAACTGATGAAGGCACGATGGCTGCCCCTGGATGCTGTTGTTGGGGTTTCGTGATGCCAAAGGGGATGGGAGTGGAGGTGCGCGATGCCTCTTACGGCGGCGGGCTCCGGTCAACGGCGTGGCAACGACCATGatcttatttttagttttatcctTCAAATTTTACACTAAgtgaaaataacataataataataataataataataataataataataatcatcatcatgcTTCGTAACAAACAGTCTCTAATTTGAAGAGTTCAatcatctaaaaaaattattaatttttataaattttaaatattgatatgttttattgtttgtGATTTGACTGGATTGAATTAGTTGTTTTATGAATTGTTGTACATGTACATGTTTGTgatctttttaaatgaaatgtcGGTGATGACAAGGATGTTGAATAtataagatattgaattatatATGCAAAAATGATTATTAAGTTGATTAAGTTGTTATGTTGATAAAAGAAACTAGTTATGGTGGTTTGATGCTTGGGCATTTGATTATTtgacattaaatgttttaaaatttaagttgtGTGTCtaagaaataattgaaattgttgAATTGGTATAAATTGGGTAAATTGAATGAATAAGGTCATTTATAAGGTGAAATGTCATATTGTAtagtgtagtgtatatattgaTGTAGGAATTTCGGCATGAAGTCATCCTCACTCTACTAATTTCTCATACTCATATAGAGAATGAGGTTTAAGTGGTGAGAGTCGAAGGAAGTTCCTTGACAGCGAAATCGGTACGAAATAGTATCGTGACTTATAGTATGGAACTAACACACTGTCATGGTGCTTTGGGGATGAAGGAAAGGTTGTTGATGTTGAATTTACTGCAAAGAAAAATTATGACAGGTGCAAGACTTTACAAGAACATCAACACCAACACCATATGTATACTTTTTGGAATTAGagaattatatgtttatttgtgtTTAATGTTGAAATgattaatatcttatttaaaccagaattatataaaatttatgatagaacttataaaaataactaaacttACCCGTCAATTGTTTTGTGGTGTTTTAGTACCCATCTACAAATTACTCATATGTATTATGTGTGAGCAAATGACAAGGTAGATGTATCTGCAAATGATCTTGTAGAGGATAATGAGGAACATCAGTGAGACTGTAAAGTATGAAAATGGTAGATTAGGATTAagtataaatgtataaatataagtGTATTTAAGGGATCCTTCTAGCCACGTAATATCTATATTTCCTCTGGAATATTTTAACTTAATGTTTTGGAGGACAGTGCATACATAGTACGTACATTTACACTTATGTACTAATGGTTATTATTTTAGCAATGGctctaactaatataattatttgttgatttgATTTGTTACAACTACTTATTCCCTTTAAGGTTGATGAGATGGATAAAGAGCTACCCAAATGACCATGTGctaacaaattcatattttagtaTCAAAATAAGGGTCCtttagaaaagtaaaatgtgttTGTTCGTTCAACAATGGGGGTTATCACTGTCCCCATTCCCCTAAACACTTTATCTTTCGAACATAACAATAACTAGTTGTTTCTTATATGTAGCACAGGTAAAACTTGTATTCTCTACAAGGTTCTTGGTATGGCGACCATAAGCAAAACTCTGTTAGAGTCAGAGAGTAGTAAGGATTCCTCTTATGATAGAATAACTGAAGTCAAGGTCTTTGATGAAACAAAACTTGGGGTGAAAGGGTTGTTTGATTCTGGGGTCACAAAGATCCCACGAATGTTCCATCATGCCAAGGTGAAGGACAACACTGAAACCACACCAAATGACTTAAAGTTTAATGTCCCCATCATAGACTTGAAAGACGTAGAGAAAAACTCATCCATGCGTGTTGAAGCACTTGACAAGATTAAAAGGGCATGTAAGGAGTGGGGATTTTTCCAAGTAGTGAATCATGGTATTGGGGTTGAGGTTTTGGATGAGATGTTACATGGAATCCGAAGGTTTCATGAACAAGATGCTAAGGTGAGGAAAACATTTTACTCAAGGGATATGAGTAAGAAAGTTAGATATTTCTCCAATGGTAGGCTTTTTACAGACTCTACTGCTGACTGGAGGGACTCAAttgcttttttttcttctcctgaTCCTCCTAATCCAGAAGAAATACCAGTAGTGTGCAGGTACTTAAGTAATACTAATTTTGACTGTGATAATTTTGACACTATCAAATTTATGTAGACCGTTTCAATTGTTTatgatgtaataataatatatttgcaGAGATATTGTGGTTGAATATACAGAGAAAATAAGGGCATTTGGCTTAACAATGTTTGAGTTATTCTCAGAGGCTCTTGGCCTTCCTACTTCTTACCTGAATGAATTAGACTCTACAAAAGGAGAATTTCATTTGTGTCACTTCTCTCCACCATGCCCTGAACCTGAATTAACTATGAGTTCTTCAAATCACACTGATATGAGCTTTATGACAATTCTTTTGCAAGACCAGATTGGTGGTCTTGAAGTTCTTCATGAGAATCAGTGGGTTGATGTTCATCCTGTGCATGGATCACTTGTTATAAACATTGGGGATCTTTTACAGGTAAGAGTTGTAAACACATGCATATCTTTATTGGTTTCCTCTAATGCTTCTATTGGCCTTCTTTGCATGTCTCTAAAGCATTTTAACTATTATTCAGTCATCTTTTCTTTAATTGGAGTAACACCAATATCTCATAATACACAATCATTTCGTTTGTCTTTAATGTCAATCATCCTCACATATTTGTTCTCTTTTGGTTCTTGTAAAATCCAATATTTATTATGGTATAGTATAATCCAACATGCAACAAAACCATGACAATTCCTTTTACACTTGCACAAAcattttgagagttttgactagATTACTGTCTAGAACTCATAACAAGTGTTTGATCTTTGAAATCTTGGTGTTTCTGCCATATGTTGTTACGATTTATCAACGTAAAATTTTGTAACATAAGCAACTTTGATGGTTATATTTTATCAGTCTCCTTCTTGTTAATGCAGCTTCTAACAAATGATATGTTCATTAGTGTGTATCATCGGGTCCTATCAAGGGATATAGGGCCTAGAATTTCAGTAGCAAGCTTCTTTTCAagcttatttttagaaaatgcaTCAGTGGTCGTTGGTCCAATAAAAGAATTGTTATCAAAAGACAATCCACCAATATATAGGGACACTACTATGGAAGAGGTTTCAGCCCATTATTTTAAGAAAGGCCTTGATGGAAATTGTTCCTTGCATCCTTTTAGGTTATGCAATGGTTGAGAATTCTATCATAGCGACTTTGGTTCATTTGGAGCATCTTTGCCTTTAATGTGTATTTTGTCACGATTTACTTGTGCCTAAGACTTTGATAATTTCAGTTTATTGTGAATTTTAAGTAAACAACACCAAGCTCCACAACCCTTAAGTATTTGTATTGCACAAGAGCAAATAAGCTTGTAGTTTATGTATTATGATAATGTAACATAAACTGTTGAATGATATATTATTCTCGTAGTacttataaaacttttttatgcaagcttttttttttgttttatcagCAGATTTATCAACATATATCAAATacattcaaaaattattttatttaatagtcaAATTCGTTAATGAGTTTAAATGATATGTGAATagggaattttttttataagtatattgtgGAATACCATGGTTAtggtgaaaattttgaatagcAGATGAaatgtttcttttataaaaggAAATTGACTCTTACTTTATGCAAAAATCAAGAAGGAAACTTATGTTACTTTATgacttgaaaaataaaaatagataaacatTCTATATATTCCATTTGCATCGTCATTGACTTTAGATGctttaattcgtttaaattataaatcttcATAGATTGTGATCATAAATAGAGACAATCCATAAAAGTTTGTTTACCTTTGAATAGTGAATCTTGTGACCTTATAATATgtaatctaaaaataatataggtTAAATATTTCAATCTTAAAATTTGGATTGAGCAATATTGTCAATTTTTTAACCAGTATTTCTTTTGTACTTTTGTTTGCTATGATGTCTTTGGTTGAATCATCTAACTAGAATTTGTCTCTAGGAGTGTCAGCATCTTTATTTTAAGCAACTCTAATCCATTAAAAGAAACTCCACGTACACATCTTATTTAAACTTCTACAGTTTTTTGTGACAATGTTTGATTAAAAAGTTGGTTCTCTATGTCAAGTAAATGATGAAAACATTATGTATTACTATCACTAAACATAAGCAATAATAAATAACTCAAACGTGGTTTTCATAGATAACAAACAGATATTAACTAGTTCATGAGGTTCAATGTAAGACCCgtgcaaattaattaattaaataattaattaattaagaaatgcAGATAGTgtgagcctttatgacattaaatattgattgatgtgatgtggaaaaatACTAgatcaagtggttaagagtacttggttgtgtgaggggacttaggttcgagtcctatgtatgccaattgtgtgttatttaatttattagtattttaatagTATGctggatcatgatgagtgataacataattatagaattatgtgaattatcatgaaacatgaatgggttaaatggttgtgcattgaattgaacattggcatggttatgggtttgaaccttggtagaaccaaaATAGGCTTTCTTTTTATGTGTCAACTTTTACTTTTGGCATGAATAGGAAAAGCCATAAACCCTAGCTGAATGGGCAACCAAGAGGAGCTTAAAAACAACTCAATAATGGCCCTTGAATAGCAATTAACCTCACCATTAAACTGGTTTTTCGTTTTGGTTAATTTACCATCGTTAAGACCTAATTGAAAGGCCATTTAGAGGTGGGAATGAGGGTTTGCTTAGTCTATCATTATACTGCACAATAAGGAGAGAAAATCTAGAGTGAAACGTGAGTTTTGAGTGAAGAAAAGGAACTGGATTGGGAGAAAGCCAAGGGAGTCAAGAGCTACACCAACAAGGAACTCTAGCTTTTACAATTTTAGcaaaggaatccaggttaggggagttgtactCGTTATTGTTTATATGCGTGAATAATTacatgatatatataatatgaaatgcATGATTATTCTCTGTTTCTACGTGAAtttcgtgtttctggaaattttccagaaaccaccTGGTGGGCTATTCATAGCCTCCAGGCAACTCATGATAATTCTGGTGTTTTCTGGGTTCCAGAGATGGAACCGCTTGGCGACACACGCTTACCTGCCAGGCAACGCTTGTTGTTCAACCCAATTATGGGTTTCTCTGATGAAGGGTATGGCGGTAGTAATTAACCTGCCAGGTGACGCGAGCAATGTGGCtcgattttgatgattttgaggTTCTGGGTTGAGTTTGATTGGAGAAAACGCTAGCTTTAGACGTTAATTGATCATTAAAGGCTTATTGATCTTCAATTACATGAGATTGGAAGTTGAAATTATCATAAACATCTTTTAGAGTTGGGAGAGTTGGGGGGTTCAATTAATTGAGTAAAATGGTTGTCGGTAGCACTAGAGTTGTTGCTAGAgatagaaaattttgaataacgATGTCGTCGTTAACCTGTTCTTGTGAAAAAGTGTTGAGATAGGTAGAGAAAGCATGGAGAAAATGTTAGAGGGACTTCGTAGGTGTTGGATTTCTGGAAGATTGCCAGAAAGGCATACATCGTCTGGTGACACAGGGCTTGCTTCCAGACGCCAGCGTAGAGGTATTGATTTTTGGGTGACTTAGGGAATTTTTGGTTATTCTGGGATTTTTGGTCAATTAGGTTATTGATAATAGTGAAGTGGGAAATAATAGTTGGAGAAGAGCCTTTAGTGATGAGATTTGTAATTTATAAGTATGAAATTGGTGATTTTTAATATGGAGAATAGGTCATGATAATGCAGTTGGAGATATAATTGAATGAAGATAACTGGTGTAGAGGTTAAAGTGCTGCCAGAACCATAAGCAGAAAATATATAGGTACTGATTTGGGGAAAACACATGGATGTTACCTAATAGTTTTAGAGTTTCTTAGAATAGAATAATCTCGTGATAAAACTACTGCAATGATATGGTGAGAGTTGTGAATTTGATTGAGAAATTATGGAGGGGTAAGTATGATAGTAGTAATGTAGTGGCACTATTACTGAGCTAAGATGTGGTAATTAGACCTATTGAGTTATTAATGAGTAAGGATGGAAATAACTGGTACCTGAACccaaatcaaaaccaaaactgCGTAAAGTACCGATGCAGTGCTTGGCGATAGAACGGGATCTGCCAGGCGATAGCTGGCAAAACAATAGCCTTTTGGATCTcgtgcgcctggcggtgaaggtATTCCCGCCAAGCGAGGTCAACAGGGTTGGTCTTTCAAAGGCGTTACGTGCTTGGCGGTACATGTTCACCGCCAAGCGATCTGAAAGTGGGCAGCACTTGGCGCCTCGTGAGCAGCGCCAAGCGATTTTGCTGCAACAGAATTGTGTTGTGCTTGTTGTGtggtgcgtggtctacaaggcttctaggatatcttaaaggtcaacttgctggtgttccttgagttgtgactcggaacgtatcctttgagttgtggctcgggataggggttaagcatgtggtattccttgagttgtggcttggaatagcatctcttgaatTGTGGCACGGGATGatggatgaacacgaggaactcttgagttgtgactcgggtTGACGAGTGTTACCGGTGTAAGTGTGCACGTTGTGGTGTGTACGAATTGGGTCCAGTAGATTGTCATCTTCAGTAATAAGTTggcgagtttggtagtcttggaacattataaatgttattcgtattgggaactccacctggcattacggtgtgtgatatgtagcatggtttcccacacgtgctctattagttgtggctgataggtgtggcagcaagacatcttgagatactcactagaagacgtagaataCGAAAACATGGTGGTGGTCATGTGGTATGAAATCAAatgatggaattcctttggtgtgattgtgttatataaatatatgttgtatatatgttttattatattagctcatcctatctgtgtgtgtttggcgatgatcgtatatATGGTACACGgaagcagatgatgttgcaggtggatccgGTGAGACTTAGAGACAGAGCATGGGATAGCTTGGGAGTTTTCCAtatagttgtttttatttatttatggatTTTAGAGATTTGTAACCTTTAATTATGAACAtggttttattataattgagtTATTAGTTGAATTTGAGATACTTTAtgaatgaaataaagttttaaatttcccgcgttttagGAAATGAGGTTTTACTAATTGGCCATTATtactatttctttatttttattgtttaaactCGTAATATCctgtcgggatgttacattcaACACTACAATCCATTATATTGTCCTCTTTACATTATCTTTTTAATGGAGTAATAAAATTGTTGTTTTCAGATTTGGTGCACAGAACTAGCATTTTCAGCTAGTTTTCCAGTATGGTGGTGACAAACACCAACAACTTAGACTTAGAGGTAAGTAACAATTTCACTTATGATAGAACAGCCGAAGTCAAAGCTTTTGATGACACAAAACTAGGTGTGAAAGGCATATTAGACTCTGGTGTAACAAAGATTCCACGTATGTTCCATCATGGAAAATTAGACATGCATGAGATCTCAAAAAAAGACTCAAGATTGACTATCCCCATCATAGACCTACaagacataaaaataaattcatcccTACGTGCTG is a window of Vigna unguiculata cultivar IT97K-499-35 chromosome 4, ASM411807v1, whole genome shotgun sequence DNA encoding:
- the LOC114180261 gene encoding 1-aminocyclopropane-1-carboxylate oxidase homolog 1-like isoform X1, with the protein product MELTHCHGALGMKERLLMLNLLQRKIMTGKTCILYKVLGMATISKTLLESESSKDSSYDRITEVKVFDETKLGVKGLFDSGVTKIPRMFHHAKVKDNTETTPNDLKFNVPIIDLKDVEKNSSMRVEALDKIKRACKEWGFFQVVNHGIGVEVLDEMLHGIRRFHEQDAKVRKTFYSRDMSKKVRYFSNGRLFTDSTADWRDSIAFFSSPDPPNPEEIPVVCRDIVVEYTEKIRAFGLTMFELFSEALGLPTSYLNELDSTKGEFHLCHFSPPCPEPELTMSSSNHTDMSFMTILLQDQIGGLEVLHENQWVDVHPVHGSLVINIGDLLQLLTNDMFISVYHRVLSRDIGPRISVASFFSSLFLENASVVVGPIKELLSKDNPPIYRDTTMEEVSAHYFKKGLDGNCSLHPFRLCNG
- the LOC114180261 gene encoding 1-aminocyclopropane-1-carboxylate oxidase homolog 1-like isoform X3: MELTHCHGALGMKERLLMLNLLQRKIMTGKTCILYKVLGMATISKTLLESESSKDSSYDRITEVKVFDETKLGVKGLFDSGVTKIPRMFHHAKVKDNTETTPNDLKFNVPIIDLKDVEKNSSMRVEALDKIKRACKEWGFFQVVNHGIGVEVLDEMLHGIRRFHEQDAKVRKTFYSRDMSKKVRYFSNGRLFTDSTADWRDSIAFFSSPDPPNPEEIPVVCRDIVVEYTEKIRAFGLTMFELFSEALGLPTSYLNELDSTKGEFHLCHFSPPCPEPELTMSSSNHTDMSFMTILLQDQIGGLEVLHENQWVDVHPVHGSLVINIGDLLQIWCTELAFSASFPVWW
- the LOC114180261 gene encoding 1-aminocyclopropane-1-carboxylate oxidase homolog 1-like isoform X2, with translation MATISKTLLESESSKDSSYDRITEVKVFDETKLGVKGLFDSGVTKIPRMFHHAKVKDNTETTPNDLKFNVPIIDLKDVEKNSSMRVEALDKIKRACKEWGFFQVVNHGIGVEVLDEMLHGIRRFHEQDAKVRKTFYSRDMSKKVRYFSNGRLFTDSTADWRDSIAFFSSPDPPNPEEIPVVCRDIVVEYTEKIRAFGLTMFELFSEALGLPTSYLNELDSTKGEFHLCHFSPPCPEPELTMSSSNHTDMSFMTILLQDQIGGLEVLHENQWVDVHPVHGSLVINIGDLLQLLTNDMFISVYHRVLSRDIGPRISVASFFSSLFLENASVVVGPIKELLSKDNPPIYRDTTMEEVSAHYFKKGLDGNCSLHPFRLCNG